Within the Sporolactobacillus pectinivorans genome, the region TAGCAAGTTAAACGAACACTGACATGATATATTAGTGATTAGCTATATTTTTTACTTTGCAACAGAACCGTTTCATGGCTGTGTCGTTGTGCTTAATACGTTCATCTATCATTTTTTTATAATCATTATTGGCTTGTCGAAGTTCGGCACACTCATATTTAAAGTTTCAGCTGACTGTTTCAACTTTAAATATTCGGATTCGCTCACACGAAAACTAATTTGTTTTGGCTCCTTACGGTTGGGTTTACGGTTTCGCCCAACAGTTTCGTCGCTAGCCACAAATGTGTTTTGTTCGCTCATTATTCCCACCACGCTTTCTTCGAAAGATAACGCCTTTCTTACATTTTACTTTATAGGATAAAGTAAAATTCATAAAGTCGTTAAGTGGTTTGGCAAGCATTGGCTTTGCTAGCCACTAACGTGGTAGTGACGCCAGCTTGTTGGGGATAATCCCCAAGCCCCTTAGGATTTTTTCTGACGAAAAAATAGTGACTAATTGCTAGCCACTATAAAAACTATTTTTTATCAAAAAATTGATTTAAGTCTGTTTTATCTGTATCATTTGCTAATGCTTCTTCAATATAGTCTTGGGCATTAATTAATTTACTTTTTTCAAAAAAAGGAACAGAAACTAGATAATCATTTCCTGCTCGTTGAATAATTAAGGTAGTTAACATACCACTACCAAAAATTAAAGCACCAATTAAAAAGAAGATTAATGCTGAGAAAAATGAAGATCCAATCATAGACAATGCAATTAACATGATAATAATCCCAAAAATCATAGGCATTATTTTATATTTACTAGATAATTTAGTTGAGCTAATATTTTTTAAAGGAATTGTTTCAGAGTCCTTTCCAGCTGGAAAAATTCCAAAAATAGAATTAGCTGTATTAACTTTTACAAATCTAGAGTCTACTGATAGATGACCTTTAATCCAAAAGAATAAAATGGATAAAGAAAACGCTACTTCTTTTTTTATTATGTATCCTCCAATATAATATTTTATTAAATTTTAACATTAAAGTTGACTATAGTAATATGTTTTTTTAAATAAATATATTTTATTGAAACATTTGTTTAAATTCACTCAGTTAATTTTCCTACTATTAAAAGCTATCTATCAAATATAGTAAGTAAAAAATATTAAATAGAATAGTTAACTCAACTCAAAAAATGCATCAAAAAAGAGAGCTCAGAATTTAAACTCTCTTTTTTGATAAATTTATTTTTCTTTTGAAAAACGTTTGAATGTTAATAATGAACCAGCAGCTAATAATACTGATGCAATCATTGTTACTAATGTAGCATTTGATGATTCTTCACCAGTTTCTGGTAATGCTTTATCTTGAGATTGCTCTTGAGTATTGTTTTGAGCTGTAGTGTTGTTATCAGTAGCTTGTGAATAGTGATTATTATCTTGTGTGTTTTGTTGTTGTGCTTCAGCATAAACAATATCTTTTGTAGGTTCTTGTGGACTATGCCCAACTACACGACCATCTTTATAAACTTTAGCTGTTGCAGAACCATTATCTTTTTCGCCACCAAAATTTAATTCATAATATTCACCTTTATCTTTATAATTACTTGAAATGATTTTTCCTGAAGAAGTGTATTTTGAGCCAATAGCTTGTTCTGCATAATCTTTAACATTTGAGTCATTAACAACTTGGTCTGCATTTGCTGTGCCAAAGCTTGTAAATAGTAATGCACCTGCTAATGTTGTTGCTCCTAAAGTTTTAGTTTGTTTCATGAAATTTATCCCCCTCTATATTTTTTAAAAATTACAACTAAATTCTAACATAAACTATTAAAAACTAGGGGGTATATATATATTTTTTTTTATTTTATTAATGTATTATTGTAAATATATTAATAAAGAGAGGTATTTTTATGAAAAGTATTATAAAATGTGGTTTAGTTATATGCACTTCATCTCTATTTTTAGTTAGCTGTGGTACAGATGTGGCTAACGAAAAAAGTGTCAATATGAATAAAATATTAAAAGATGATAATGAACATATTAGTTATATAGTAACGGATGAAAACAGCTTATCAAAAGATTCCACAATTGGATTTTATATTCTTTCTAAGAATGGTAAAGCTAAGTTATATGATGGTACTGATGAAACCACTGTTTCAAAAATAGCCAAGATGGATAAGAAAGAGATTAAAAATCAAATGAAAAAAGAAGACAAAGAATACTTTGAGACTGATAAGAAAGATGTTTTAGAATTGGTTGATAAAAACCCTGATGAAGTAAAAGATACTAAATACAAAGAGCCTAAAGCACAAAAAATTAAAATGTCTTCTTCTTCCTCTGATAAATCATCTTTTAAATTTTTAATTCATGGTTTTGATACAATTTCTGATGACTATCAAGAAGATCCTAATGAAGATACTCCCACGAAAGGTGTCTATGTGGATAACAGGGAATTAAAATACGATTTCGACAAAGTTGTTAACCCTAAAGAATTCTCTGACAAGAAATTTGCTGGTTTAAAATATTATGACGATATAGATGAAGTTAATGAGTATCTCATAACTAGAGTTGGTGACAAAGCTAAAGAAGTTGAAATGGGAGAATCTAAATAATATTAAAAAAATAATGTGAAATTAAATCGAAAATACATTATATATACAACATCACTACTTATAATCGTTAATTATGTTAATTAAAGGAAAAAGACCCAAACACCGTCATATCAGTGTCTGGGTCTTTTAAAAATGAAAAGTGAATATAAGATAATGAGATACTAAAACATTAATAAACTTTATACGTTTGTCCAGTTTGAGCGCCTTCAACACTTTTAATAAATGCATTTGCTACTTTATCAACTGGAACAGCTNTCCAGTTTGATTCAACACTTTTAATAAATGCATTTGCTACTTTATCA harbors:
- a CDS encoding LPXTG cell wall anchor domain-containing protein, with protein sequence MKQTKTLGATTLAGALLFTSFGTANADQVVNDSNVKDYAEQAIGSKYTSSGKIISSNYKDKGEYYELNFGGEKDNGSATAKVYKDGRVVGHSPQEPTKDIVYAEAQQQNTQDNNHYSQATDNNTTAQNNTQEQSQDKALPETGEESSNATLVTMIASVLLAAGSLLTFKRFSKEK